The proteins below come from a single Marinobacter bohaiensis genomic window:
- a CDS encoding LysR substrate-binding domain-containing protein, whose translation MRRKVPSTTVLMGFEAAARHVSFTEAAQELSLTQSAICRQIASLEEFLGVKLFRRGRQGVRLTDAGYNYHRLVAQRLNEIERDTLSVMGNHGTENALELAVVPTFGTRWLIPRLRRFKTLYPNITVNMTNKTRPFLFSDTPFDAAIYFGDGNWSGTRTTLFMHERPVPVCSPDLIAPKKALAYDEILSYPLLQQTTRPYAWREWFRSLDMRVERDMSGQRYELFTMLAEAASHGMGIALIPPFLIERELASGQLVVPVSHSFQSRGGYYFALPDHRKDDEIVNLFREWVLSEGELENLA comes from the coding sequence ATGCGCCGTAAGGTGCCCAGTACGACGGTCCTGATGGGGTTCGAAGCCGCGGCGCGTCACGTCAGCTTCACCGAAGCGGCGCAGGAGCTGTCGCTGACCCAGAGCGCCATCTGCCGCCAGATCGCCTCGCTCGAGGAGTTCCTCGGCGTCAAGCTGTTCCGCCGTGGCCGCCAGGGCGTGCGGTTGACGGACGCCGGTTACAATTATCATCGCCTGGTTGCCCAGCGGCTCAATGAGATCGAGCGCGACACGCTCTCCGTCATGGGGAATCACGGCACTGAAAACGCCCTTGAGCTGGCGGTGGTGCCGACGTTCGGCACTCGCTGGTTGATCCCGAGGCTGCGCCGATTCAAAACGCTTTACCCCAACATCACTGTCAACATGACCAACAAAACCCGGCCCTTCCTGTTTTCGGATACACCATTCGATGCAGCCATCTATTTTGGCGATGGCAACTGGTCGGGGACGCGGACGACCCTATTCATGCACGAGCGGCCTGTTCCGGTTTGCAGCCCCGATCTGATCGCCCCCAAGAAGGCGCTAGCCTATGATGAGATCCTGAGTTACCCCTTGTTGCAGCAAACCACGCGACCGTATGCGTGGCGGGAGTGGTTCCGTTCGCTCGACATGCGTGTGGAACGGGATATGTCCGGCCAACGCTACGAGTTGTTCACAATGCTGGCCGAGGCGGCTTCTCATGGTATGGGGATCGCGCTGATCCCGCCGTTCCTGATCGAACGGGAACTGGCCTCCGGGCAATTGGTTGTTCCGGTGTCGCACAGTTTCCAGAGCCGGGGCGGTTACTATTTCGCGTTGCCCGACCACCGCAAGGACGACGAAATCGTTAATCTTTTCAGAGAGTGGGTCCTGAGCGAAGGAGAGCTCGAGAACCTGGCCTGA
- a CDS encoding LysR family transcriptional regulator, translating into MKIDFFITLQKVIETGSFAMAAREVHVTPSAVSMQIKSLEKYFGQALFHRTGQNVQPTLFALELSTNMAPVVKYLVNLKNGNASFLEGSIKLGIVGLMQPIVLPGLFMKLRERGHKITINCIPGRSQKLIESVKTGELDGAVVAEPEMARRKQLEWNLIRDEPFYLITPEAVIYDGDPSTLAELPWVGYDRASMLGKLSRKIADEYFQAPAPAIELQSLQAVTAMVSSGFGAAVVIVPDGDMDALAGVNVFPLDDAAPTIRFSLVTRKVESRNVMLEEVRRCILPATK; encoded by the coding sequence ATGAAAATAGATTTCTTCATTACCCTGCAGAAAGTGATCGAAACCGGCAGTTTTGCCATGGCGGCCAGGGAAGTCCATGTGACACCGAGCGCCGTGAGTATGCAGATCAAGTCGCTGGAAAAGTACTTTGGTCAGGCGCTGTTTCACCGTACCGGCCAGAACGTCCAGCCGACCCTGTTCGCGCTTGAGCTGAGTACCAACATGGCGCCTGTGGTCAAGTATCTGGTCAACCTCAAGAACGGTAACGCCAGCTTTCTGGAGGGGAGTATCAAGCTGGGCATTGTGGGGCTGATGCAACCGATCGTTCTTCCGGGGCTGTTCATGAAATTACGTGAGCGGGGTCATAAAATCACGATCAACTGCATACCGGGACGTTCCCAGAAGCTGATCGAGTCGGTGAAAACGGGCGAGCTGGACGGTGCGGTTGTGGCTGAGCCGGAAATGGCCCGGCGAAAGCAGCTCGAGTGGAATTTGATCCGTGACGAACCCTTCTATCTGATTACGCCTGAAGCGGTAATCTACGACGGGGATCCGTCGACTCTGGCGGAACTCCCCTGGGTTGGTTATGATCGTGCTTCCATGCTGGGCAAGCTTTCCCGCAAGATCGCCGACGAATATTTCCAGGCTCCGGCTCCGGCGATTGAGTTGCAGTCACTCCAGGCAGTAACCGCCATGGTGTCCTCAGGATTCGGCGCCGCGGTGGTTATCGTCCCCGACGGTGATATGGACGCTTTGGCGGGGGTTAACGTTTTTCCGCTGGATGACGCCGCACCGACCATTCGTTTCTCTCTGGTCACGAGAAAGGTCGAAAGTCGCAATGTGATGCTTGAGGAGGTGCGCCGGTGCATTCTACCGGCGACGAAGTAG
- a CDS encoding crotonase/enoyl-CoA hydratase family protein, whose product MNSNAVTIEGQGPVCTIVLHRPECRNAVDGPTANQLRQAFESFEANDAWHVAVLWGAGGTFCAGADLAAMGDPQRRNEIEPEGTGPGPMGPTRMRFSKPVIAAVSGHAVAGGLELALMCDLRVAERSAVFGVFCRRWGVPLIDGGTVRLPRLIGHSRAMDMILTGRPVDADEAQQMGLANRVVADGTSREAAETLARDIARFPQRCLNVDRASACAQWDLSLAEALQLEGAGGYPVVFEEALAGAERFAGGAGRHGRFEET is encoded by the coding sequence GTGAACAGCAACGCCGTGACCATTGAGGGCCAGGGCCCGGTCTGCACCATCGTCCTCCATCGCCCTGAATGCCGGAACGCGGTGGACGGCCCCACCGCCAACCAACTGCGCCAAGCGTTCGAGTCGTTCGAAGCCAACGACGCCTGGCACGTCGCGGTGCTCTGGGGCGCCGGCGGCACTTTCTGCGCGGGCGCGGATCTGGCGGCCATGGGCGACCCGCAAAGGCGGAACGAGATCGAGCCGGAAGGCACTGGCCCGGGCCCCATGGGGCCGACCCGCATGCGTTTCTCCAAACCGGTCATTGCGGCGGTGAGTGGTCACGCCGTGGCGGGCGGTCTGGAACTGGCGTTGATGTGCGACCTGCGGGTGGCGGAGCGTTCGGCCGTGTTCGGCGTATTCTGCCGGCGCTGGGGTGTGCCACTGATCGACGGTGGCACGGTGCGCCTGCCCCGACTGATCGGCCATTCCCGGGCCATGGACATGATCCTGACCGGTCGTCCGGTGGACGCGGACGAAGCGCAGCAGATGGGGCTGGCCAACCGGGTGGTGGCCGACGGCACGAGTCGGGAAGCCGCCGAAACGCTGGCCCGCGACATCGCCCGTTTTCCCCAGCGCTGCCTCAACGTGGATCGCGCGTCCGCCTGCGCGCAGTGGGACCTGTCCCTGGCCGAAGCCCTGCAACTGGAAGGTGCCGGCGGCTACCCGGTGGTTTTCGAGGAAGCCCTGGCCGGCGCCGAGCGCTTTGCCGGAGGTGCCGGCCGGCATGGGCGGTTTGAGGAAACGTAG
- a CDS encoding ParD-like family protein, protein MGIVKISEQMHENLRVASGALCRSINAQAEHWMRVGMLAELYPELTHHDISRMLVRAERAGGLDMASLLGSDTDSSQPEPIAAAGGQS, encoded by the coding sequence GTGGGTATCGTCAAGATCTCGGAACAGATGCATGAGAACCTGCGGGTCGCCAGCGGGGCCCTGTGTCGGTCCATCAACGCCCAGGCCGAGCACTGGATGCGGGTGGGCATGCTGGCGGAGCTCTATCCGGAGCTGACCCATCACGACATCAGCCGGATGCTGGTGCGGGCCGAGCGTGCGGGCGGGCTGGATATGGCGTCGCTGCTGGGTTCCGATACCGATTCATCCCAGCCGGAACCCATTGCGGCCGCAGGAGGCCAGTCATGA
- the map gene encoding type I methionyl aminopeptidase, which translates to MTSNIKIHSPEDIEKSRAAAQLAAEVLAMITPYVQPGVTTDELDRICHDHIVNVQKAIPGNIGYHGFPKTVCASVNHVVCHGIPSDKRLKKGDIVNIDIAVVKDGWYGDTSRMYFVGEPKPHVRRLVDVTYEAMCAGIRTVRPGATLGDIGHAIQTVAEDAGFSIVREYCGHGVGQVYHDEPQILHYGTPGKGLALKPGMIFTIEPMVNLGRRHVRTLRDDWTVVTRDRSLSAQWEHMVAVTETGFDVLSQWPDNPDQSLIAA; encoded by the coding sequence ATGACGTCGAACATCAAGATCCACTCGCCGGAAGACATCGAGAAGTCCCGGGCCGCCGCGCAACTGGCTGCGGAGGTCCTGGCCATGATCACGCCTTACGTGCAGCCGGGGGTGACCACCGACGAGCTGGATCGCATCTGCCACGATCACATCGTCAACGTACAGAAAGCCATCCCCGGCAACATCGGGTACCACGGCTTTCCCAAGACCGTCTGCGCCTCCGTTAACCATGTGGTGTGCCACGGCATTCCGTCGGATAAGCGCCTGAAGAAAGGCGACATCGTCAACATCGACATCGCGGTAGTGAAGGACGGCTGGTACGGCGACACCAGTCGCATGTATTTCGTCGGCGAGCCCAAGCCCCATGTACGGCGCCTGGTGGATGTTACCTACGAGGCCATGTGCGCGGGCATCCGCACCGTGCGCCCGGGCGCGACCCTGGGGGACATCGGTCACGCCATCCAGACGGTGGCGGAAGACGCCGGTTTCAGCATCGTGCGCGAGTACTGCGGCCACGGCGTGGGGCAGGTGTATCACGACGAGCCGCAGATCCTGCACTACGGCACCCCGGGCAAGGGCCTGGCGCTGAAGCCGGGGATGATCTTTACCATCGAACCCATGGTCAACCTGGGCCGTCGCCATGTGCGCACCCTGCGCGACGACTGGACCGTAGTCACCCGCGACCGCTCCCTGTCGGCCCAGTGGGAACACATGGTGGCGGTGACCGAGACCGGTTTCGACGTGCTGTCCCAGTGGCCGGACAACCCGGACCAGAGCCTGATCGCGGCCTGA
- a CDS encoding zinc-dependent alcohol dehydrogenase family protein has translation MKSMVLNAPGGLDRIELAESNDPGTPGPGEIRVAIKASSLNFHDLLVAQGNIPADDRRVLMSDGAGVVEDVGEGVTEFRVGDHVVSGFFPQWPDGAPNPQVGNFAGTPGDGIDGFASTHVVRAATAFTHAPEGWSHAEAATITTAGLTAWRALVVDGQLKAGDTVLTLGTGGVSIAALQIAKAMGARVISTSSSDDKLARVRELGADEVINYRDEPEWGRKVLELTCGRGVDHIVEVGGPGTLAQSFQAIRVGGHISLIGVLTGRQGDIPTGLLMAKQARLQGLIVGSRRDQQDYVTALNQTGIRPVIDRTFPFAELADAFRHQESGSHFGKIAVEW, from the coding sequence ATGAAGAGCATGGTATTGAACGCCCCGGGCGGGCTGGATCGTATTGAACTGGCTGAATCCAACGATCCCGGCACACCAGGCCCGGGCGAGATCCGCGTCGCCATCAAGGCCAGCTCGCTCAACTTCCACGACCTGCTGGTGGCCCAGGGGAACATTCCCGCCGACGACAGGCGCGTGCTGATGTCCGACGGAGCAGGCGTGGTGGAAGACGTGGGTGAGGGCGTGACGGAATTCCGCGTGGGGGATCATGTCGTGTCCGGCTTCTTCCCACAATGGCCGGACGGCGCTCCCAATCCGCAGGTGGGTAACTTTGCCGGTACGCCGGGCGACGGGATCGACGGCTTTGCCTCCACCCACGTGGTGCGTGCGGCCACCGCGTTCACCCATGCGCCCGAGGGCTGGAGCCACGCTGAAGCCGCCACCATCACCACCGCGGGCCTGACGGCCTGGCGCGCCCTGGTGGTGGACGGCCAGCTCAAGGCCGGCGACACGGTGCTGACGCTGGGGACCGGCGGCGTGTCGATTGCCGCGTTGCAGATCGCCAAGGCGATGGGCGCCCGGGTGATCAGCACGTCGTCGTCCGATGACAAGCTGGCGCGCGTTCGCGAACTGGGTGCCGACGAGGTGATCAACTACCGCGACGAGCCCGAGTGGGGCCGGAAAGTCCTGGAGCTGACCTGTGGCCGCGGCGTGGATCACATCGTCGAAGTGGGCGGCCCCGGCACGCTGGCGCAGTCCTTCCAGGCGATTCGAGTGGGCGGTCACATCTCCCTGATAGGCGTCCTCACCGGTCGCCAGGGCGATATCCCCACCGGCCTGCTGATGGCCAAGCAGGCGCGCCTGCAGGGGCTGATCGTCGGCAGTCGGCGTGATCAGCAGGACTACGTGACGGCGCTCAACCAGACCGGCATCCGCCCGGTCATCGACCGGACCTTCCCGTTCGCGGAGCTGGCGGACGCCTTCCGTCACCAGGAAAGCGGCAGCCACTTCGGCAAGATTGCCGTCGAGTGGTAA
- a CDS encoding MFS transporter: MTTEATPAPDHPVAPNALRNLVVVSLCLTAAILANTMLVLAVPFKAIELGVGPSLVGVIISAPYVLPMLLAIPMGGLVSRIGCQKMIIAGALGMAAGPGVTLLLPSVPSLFATQAIVGLANMVLIISAQTVVSSLASGKRLEQFFGWYTTCLSGGQLLGPILSGFLIDHFSVNASLTAIVFVPLISAVGALFFSREVRRSGKAARSKARYRDQWRLLRSNPGMQTSIMLTVTALFVLSIHSSFLPVYLESLSLAASSIGLLLSIRAISSMAVRLAMSRIIDLCGGRNRAILICIVLITGSLTVTGLAGEHYALLVVLAMIIGVAGGISQPLSMVILSESVQPEQRPASMATRLMGNRGAQMLGPVLIGFLADVANFTVAFAAVGSVLLVVFMVWVVRSGVFSQRAAAQ, translated from the coding sequence ATGACGACGGAAGCCACCCCCGCCCCGGACCACCCGGTTGCCCCGAACGCGTTGCGAAATCTGGTCGTGGTGAGCCTGTGCCTGACCGCAGCGATCCTGGCCAACACCATGCTGGTGCTGGCCGTGCCGTTCAAGGCGATCGAGCTGGGTGTGGGGCCGTCGCTGGTGGGGGTGATCATTTCCGCGCCGTATGTGCTGCCCATGCTGCTGGCCATCCCGATGGGCGGTCTGGTGTCGCGGATCGGCTGCCAGAAGATGATCATCGCCGGGGCGCTGGGCATGGCGGCGGGCCCGGGCGTTACGCTGCTGCTGCCGTCGGTGCCGAGTCTGTTCGCTACCCAGGCCATTGTTGGTCTGGCCAACATGGTACTGATCATCTCGGCGCAGACCGTGGTTTCCAGCCTGGCCAGCGGCAAGCGGCTGGAACAGTTCTTTGGCTGGTACACCACCTGCCTGTCCGGCGGGCAACTGCTGGGGCCGATCCTGTCCGGGTTCCTGATCGATCATTTCTCGGTGAACGCGTCCCTGACGGCCATCGTGTTCGTGCCCCTGATCTCCGCCGTCGGCGCGCTGTTCTTTTCCCGGGAGGTCCGCCGCAGCGGCAAGGCGGCGCGGTCGAAAGCCCGCTATCGCGACCAGTGGCGCCTGTTGCGCAGCAACCCCGGCATGCAGACGTCCATCATGCTGACCGTCACGGCGCTGTTTGTCCTGAGCATCCACTCCAGCTTCCTGCCGGTGTACCTGGAGTCCCTGTCCCTGGCGGCCAGCTCCATCGGCCTGCTGCTGAGCATCCGAGCGATTTCCTCCATGGCGGTGAGGCTGGCCATGTCCCGCATCATCGACCTGTGCGGCGGCCGCAATCGCGCCATTCTGATCTGCATCGTGCTCATCACCGGCTCGCTGACCGTGACCGGCCTGGCGGGCGAGCACTACGCGCTGCTGGTGGTGCTGGCCATGATCATCGGGGTTGCCGGCGGTATCTCTCAGCCGCTGTCCATGGTCATCCTCTCGGAAAGCGTCCAGCCCGAACAGCGCCCTGCTTCCATGGCCACCCGCCTGATGGGCAACCGCGGCGCCCAGATGCTGGGGCCGGTGCTGATCGGCTTCCTGGCGGACGTAGCGAACTTCACCGTGGCGTTTGCGGCGGTGGGGAGCGTGTTGCTGGTGGTGTTTATGGTTTGGGTGGTGCGGTCTGGGGTGTTTTCGCAGCGTGCGGCCGCACAATAA